The Bradyrhizobium sp. LLZ17 genomic sequence ACCAGCCGGCCGTCGAGCAGAGCCGTCACGACTGTGCGCAGGAACGGAACTGAGATGGGAACAGTGAAAACGCGCATCGGCTGCCTGATTCGGGGATCAGGCGACAATATAGGGAGGCGGACTCAAATGGTCATGAGTGAAGGTGAGGTCGTCCCCGCTGTTCGCCGGGCCGGTACAGGTGGCGTAGGGTGGGGCAAAGGCGCTTGCGCCGTGCCCACCATTCTCCACCGAGGATCAACTTGGTGGGCACGCTGCGCTTTGCCCCCCTACGGCATCGGTGCCGGACGCGGACAGCCCTACGCTACGCTCTCCAGAAACGCCTCTTCCGCCGCCTGCACGGCATCGGGGGGTGCCGACATGCATCCAGACGCCGTCCAGCCGCAGGCCGAACAGGCGCTCCTGCTCGTTGGCGCGGTCGAACATCTTGGTGAGCGAGAACTCGCCGGTCGGCGCGTCCGTGAAGATCGACGGCGACAGGATCGCTGCGCCGGCATAGACGAACGGGACGATCTCTTTTTCCTTGCGCTTGCGCAGCGCGCCGTCGGCCAGCATGCCGTAATCGCCGCGGCCGGAATAGCCGATGCTGGTTGCGGTCGGCGCCATCAGCAGCAGGATGTCCATCCGCGCGGGGTCGAAATTTTCCGCAAGCCGCGCCAGGTTCGAGCGCACGCCGTCGATCCACAGCGTGTCGGAATTAACGTGGAAGAACGGCGCGTCGCCGAGCAGCGGCAGGGCCTTGACCACGCCGCCGCCGGTGCCGAGCACCTGGTCGCGCTCGTCCGAGATAGTCACGCGCGGATGCTGGCGGCCCGCGACGTGGTCGATGATCTGGTCCGGCAAGTAATGCACGTTGACGACGGCTTCGGTTACGCCGGCGTGGCCGAGCTTGTCGAGGACGTGGTCGAGAAGCGGTTGTCCGGCCACCGGCACCAGGGGCTTGGGCATCTTGTCCGTCAGCGGACGCATGCGCAGGCCGAATCCTGCGGCGAGCACCATGGCTTTGGTCGGTGTGACGGACATCCTTCGCTTTCTCGAACCTCTGAACTTCGTGTTCGCAGCAATCCTAGCACGAGCCCCGCTCAGCCGCACCGCATCCCAAGGGCCTTAGCGGCCTGGCGTGACGGTTGTACGACGGGTGTTGCCGTTACGCCCCGATGGATGTGGAACGCGTCTTTTTCTTCTTGTCGCCGAGCTTGAGGAAATTGACGCCGATCTGGTCGCCATTGACCCAGGCAAGTTCGCAGCGCCGGTAGGCAAGTCCGGTGGACGACAGCAGCAGAAAGAATTCCTTCAGATGCAGGCCTTCGACCGAGCCGTCGATGGTCAGCTTGGCGCCGCTCTCGGAAACGTCCTCCATGGTGCATTCGCGGCGCCAGGTGCCGTCGATGCCCATCATCTGGGCCGCAATTCCGCGCTCGAAAATAACCCGGCTGCTGCCGCGCTGGTCCGTCTTGACCGCCATCTGCCCCGCTCCAGCCTCGTAGTTGCCCGGCTGCCTCGGCGCCAGAATACCGGTGCCTTGGCTAACAGTCGGTAAATCGGCCCCAGATCAGGATTGGGGCGGCGGGACGTTGGCGAGATACCAGTCGCGCAGATGGGCAAGCACAGGGTGCGCCAGCGAGCGCTGAAGGTAGGTCCAGATCCGCGGCTGGTGGCGCAGATAATGCGGCTTGCCGTCGCGGCGGTTCAATCGTGCAAAAGTGCCGAGCAGGCGCGTGTTCCGCTGTGCCGACATGATCGCATAGAGCTCGGCGAAGGCCGCCGGATCGAAGCTCGCATCTGCCGCACGGCGCGTCTTGATGTAGCGCGACAGCAGCGTCAGTTCGATGGTCTCGGGGACATCGATGCGGGCATCCTGCAGCAGCGACACGACGTCGTAGGATTGCGGTCCGAGCACGGTGTCCTGGAAGTCGATCACGCCGAGGCGTTCGATGCCGGTGCGATCGGCAAGCCAGATCAGATTCGGCGAGTGATAGTCGCGGATGATCCACGTTCTCGGCGCTGCCAGCGGCTTTTTGAGCAGCTCGCGCCACATCGCGAAGAATTCCGCGCGCTTTGCATCACTCAGCGGCGCGTTGCGATCGGGCAAATACCATTCCGGCATCAAACCGATTTCGGTCAACAGCGCCTCGGTGTCGAAGACCGGAATGGCGTAGGTCTGCCCATCCAGCGGCAGCGTGTCCGGAAGCGTCTTGCCGTGCAGCGCGGCCAATACATCGGTGGCGGCTTCGTAACGCGCGGTGATCGGGCGCGGCGGATCGCCTTCGATCACGCCTTCGCTGCCGAAATCCTCCGTGATCAGGAAGCCATGGTCGAGATCGGAATGATGGATCGCGGGCGCTGAGATGCCCTGCGCACGCAGGCCTTGGTCGATCGCGACGAAGGGCTTGACGTTCTCGGCGAGATGCACCGCCGCGCTGTAGGATTTTCCATTGTATAGCGCCGCGCCATCGGGGCGCTGCGGAAAGTTCATGAGGATGACGACATCCTCGTCGCGCAACAGCCGCGCATAGGAGCGTGTCGAGGCGTCGCCCGCCATGCGCTTGCGCGTCGCGTCGCTGTAGCCGGAGGCATCGAGGAACTCTCGCAGCGCCTTCAGCCGCGCGACCTGAGCTGCGCTCTTGCCGTGACCCGTGATGTCGGCGGCGCGTGCATTCGAGCCCAGCGCCGGGCGATGCGTCAGCGCAATGTCGATGCGGTCCCCCGGCATCGCCGACGGCGCGCGCTCCGGCCATTCGATCAGGACAAGCGTGGCGTCCGGAAGCGGCGCCAGCCCGATCTCCTCGAGCTCGCTCTCGTCTTCCACCCGATAGAGATCGGCATGCATCACAGGGAATGGCGGCAACTCATAGCCCTGCACCAGCGTGAAAGTCGGGCTCGGCACTTCCAGCGCGTCGTCGCCGGCGAGATAGCGGATCATGGCGCGCGCGGCGGCCGTCTTGCCGGCGCCGAGATCGCCGGTGAGCGTGATGACGTCGCCCGGTCCCACTAGCAGCGCCAGATCGGCCATCAGCTGCGCGGTGGCTGTCTCGTTGTGGAGCGCGACGGAGAATGTGGCCGGCGCCGTCATTCGGCGGCGTCGCGTTGCGCCGCCTGGTCGGTCGGGAAGTCGCAGATCACGACCGTGCCCCTGTCCACGATCGAATCCACCCGCACCTTGCCGCCATGCAGCTCGACGAAGGAACGCACCAGCGACAGCCCGAGCCCGGCGCCGCGGTGACGCGAGCCCTGCGAGCGGCTTTCGAACCAGTTGAACACCTTGTCCTTCATGTCGGCAGGTATTCCAGGCCCGGAATCTGTCACAGTGAAGACCACGCTCCGCTCGGTGCGGCGGGCGCTGATGCCGATGCTCGAATCATGTGGCGAAAACCCGACGGCGTTGGCCAGCAGGTTATAGAGCACCTGTACCACGCGCTTCTCGTCGCCGACGAAGCTGCCGACGTCGGGCGCGATTTCGATCTTGAGA encodes the following:
- a CDS encoding PilZ domain-containing protein, whose translation is MAVKTDQRGSSRVIFERGIAAQMMGIDGTWRRECTMEDVSESGAKLTIDGSVEGLHLKEFFLLLSSTGLAYRRCELAWVNGDQIGVNFLKLGDKKKKTRSTSIGA
- the tsaE gene encoding tRNA (adenosine(37)-N6)-threonylcarbamoyltransferase complex ATPase subunit type 1 TsaE, which codes for MTAPATFSVALHNETATAQLMADLALLVGPGDVITLTGDLGAGKTAAARAMIRYLAGDDALEVPSPTFTLVQGYELPPFPVMHADLYRVEDESELEEIGLAPLPDATLVLIEWPERAPSAMPGDRIDIALTHRPALGSNARAADITGHGKSAAQVARLKALREFLDASGYSDATRKRMAGDASTRSYARLLRDEDVVILMNFPQRPDGAALYNGKSYSAAVHLAENVKPFVAIDQGLRAQGISAPAIHHSDLDHGFLITEDFGSEGVIEGDPPRPITARYEAATDVLAALHGKTLPDTLPLDGQTYAIPVFDTEALLTEIGLMPEWYLPDRNAPLSDAKRAEFFAMWRELLKKPLAAPRTWIIRDYHSPNLIWLADRTGIERLGVIDFQDTVLGPQSYDVVSLLQDARIDVPETIELTLLSRYIKTRRAADASFDPAAFAELYAIMSAQRNTRLLGTFARLNRRDGKPHYLRHQPRIWTYLQRSLAHPVLAHLRDWYLANVPPPQS